The following proteins are co-located in the Chryseobacterium daecheongense genome:
- the glsA gene encoding glutaminase A: MKINSSLIPGKGIFLALFFSLHIGANAQKTEDISTISEKDLTHILEKNRSFYTQGKVANYIPELGKMDAQSIALSIVGKNGKVLNVGDVGKKFTMQSISKIIALMIAVSEKGEAHVFDKMGYFGTSQPFNSFSNLETSGKPLNPMMNAGAILTTSLISGDGEKPFLKILDMVRYITRNQTLDYNKSVYESERSTGHRNRGMFYLMKNNGLISGNKDQLDNYFKQCSIELTAEDLAKIGYFFANGCVRFDGDSQYKNAEIAQLIESQMLIAGMYEFSGEYARTVGLPSKSGVGGGIAISVPGKMGIGVFSPALDQHGNSLAGYHMILDLVKQYHLSIF; the protein is encoded by the coding sequence ATATTTCCACCATTTCAGAAAAAGATCTCACCCATATTTTAGAAAAGAACAGATCGTTTTATACACAGGGAAAAGTAGCAAACTACATTCCCGAATTGGGAAAAATGGATGCGCAGTCTATTGCTTTATCCATTGTCGGAAAAAACGGAAAAGTATTGAATGTAGGAGATGTAGGCAAGAAATTTACCATGCAGAGTATCTCTAAAATCATAGCATTAATGATTGCAGTTAGTGAAAAGGGAGAAGCTCATGTTTTTGATAAGATGGGATATTTCGGGACAAGTCAGCCCTTTAATTCTTTTTCCAATCTGGAAACATCCGGAAAACCTCTTAATCCTATGATGAATGCAGGAGCCATTCTTACGACTTCTTTAATTTCCGGGGATGGAGAGAAACCTTTTCTTAAGATTTTAGACATGGTTCGGTACATTACCAGAAATCAGACGCTGGACTATAATAAATCCGTGTATGAATCGGAAAGATCTACAGGTCACCGTAACCGTGGAATGTTTTATCTGATGAAAAATAACGGGTTGATTTCAGGAAATAAAGATCAGCTTGATAATTACTTCAAACAATGCTCCATCGAACTCACAGCAGAAGATCTTGCCAAAATAGGATATTTCTTTGCGAACGGATGTGTTCGTTTTGATGGTGATTCTCAATATAAAAATGCAGAGATAGCCCAGTTGATAGAATCCCAAATGCTTATTGCAGGGATGTATGAATTCAGTGGGGAATATGCAAGAACCGTAGGTTTGCCAAGTAAATCAGGAGTTGGGGGAGGTATCGCGATAAGCGTTCCCGGAAAAATGGGTATCGGGGTTTTCAGTCCTGCCTTGGATCAGCATGGTAACTCATTGGCGGGTTATCATATGATTTTGGATCTGGTGAAGCAATATCATCTCAGTATATTTTAA